A stretch of the Capsicum annuum cultivar UCD-10X-F1 chromosome 10, UCD10Xv1.1, whole genome shotgun sequence genome encodes the following:
- the LOC107843734 gene encoding DNA polymerase delta catalytic subunit: protein MNNGKSRKRSAQAAEETPSPQPPQKHHAAMEEEDLDEDVFLEETLLQYEEDSAVLRELEESHALNERLQKWKRPPLSQAYVSHTQSISFQQLEIDYIIGDSHKELLPTSSGQAAILRIFGVTKEGNSVCCHVHGFEPYFYISCPPGMGPDDISRFHQVLEGRMRESNRNSNVPKFIRRIEVVQKRSIMYYQQHVSQPFLKIVVALPAMVTSCRGILDRGIQIEGLGMKSFLTYESNILFALRFMIDCNIVGGNWIEVPVGKYKKAAKNLSYCQLEFDCLYSDLISHSPEGEFSKMAPFRILSFDIECAGRKGHFPEPTQDPIIQVANLVTLQGQGQPLIRNVMTLKSCSPIVGVDVMSFDTEKEVLLAWRNLIREVDPDIIIGYNICNFDLPYLIRRAEVLGMAEFPVLGRIRNSRVRVKDATFSSRQHGTRESKEITIEGRVKFDLFQAVQRDYKLSSYSLNSVSAHFLNEQKEDVHHSIISDLQNGNSETRRRLAVYCLKDAYLPQRLLDKLMFIYNYVEMARVTGVPISFLLSRGQSIKVLSQLLRKAKQKNLVIPNAKQAGSEQGTFEGATVLEARTGFYEKPIATLDFASLYPSIMMAYNLCYCTLVTPEEVRKLNLPPECVNKTPSGETFVKSNLQKGILPEILEELLAARKRAKADLKEATDPRVKAVLDGRQLALKISANSVYGFTGATVGQLPCLEISSSVTSYGRQMIEHTKKLVEDKFTVLGGYEHNAEVIYGDTDSVMVQFSVPTVEEAMKLGREAADYISGTFIKPIRLEFEKIYYPYLLISKKRYAGLLWTNPDKHDKMDAKGIETVRRDNCLLVKNLVTECLYKILVDRDIPGAVQYVKNTIADLLLNRMDLSLLVITKGLTKTGDDYEVKAAHVELAERMRKRDAATAPGIGDRVPYVIIKAAKGAKAYEKSEDPIYVLENNIPIDAQYYLDNQISKPLLRIFEPILKNASKELLKGDHTRAISVPTPSNSGIMKFAKKQLTCIGCKIPLSGSDRTICNHCKGREAELYCRSVANVAELENLFGRLWTQCQECQGSLHQDVLCTSRDCPIFYRRKKAQKDMAEAKTQLDRWNF from the exons GCTTTCTCAAGCTTACGTCTCTCATACACAAAGCATAT CGTTTCAGCAGCTGGAAATTGACTACATTATTGGAGACAGCCATAAAGAATTGCTGCCTACTTCTTCTGGTCAGGCTGCCATTTTAAGAATCTTTGGGGTCACCAAGGAAG GAAATAGTGTCTGTTGTCATGTACATGGATTTGAACCATACTTCTATATCAGCTGCCCTCCTGGAATGGGCCCTGATGATATCTCCCGTTTTCACCAAGTTCTTGAG GGTAGGATGAGAGAGTCGAATAGGAACAGCAATGTCCCTAAGTTTATCCGCCGCATCGAAGTGGTTCAGAAAAGGAGCATCATGTATTACCAACAGCATGTGTCACAGCCTTTTCTCAAGATTGTAGTGGCATTGCCAGCAATGGTTACCAGTTGCCGTG GTATTCTCGATAGAGGTATTCAAATTGAAGGGCTTGGTATGAAGAGCTTTCTGACTTATGAAAGTAATATTCTTTTTGCTCTTCGCTTCATGATTGACTGCAATATTGTTGGTGGAAACTGGATTGAAGTTCCGGTTGGGAAATACAAGAAAGCTGCAAAGAATCTCTCCTATTGTCAATTAGAGTTTGATTGTCT ATATTCTGACTTGATCAGCCATTCTCCTGAAGGAGAATTTTCGAAGATGGCTCCCTTTCGcatattgagttttgatattgaatgtgCTGGTCGTAAAGGGCACTTTCCCGAGCCTACACAAGACCCTATTATTCAA GTGGCCAATCTGGTTACCTTACAGGGACAGGGTCAGCCATTAATTCGGAATGTGATGACCCTTAAGTCATGCTCACCTATAGTTGGGGTTGATGTTATGTCCTTTGACACAGAAAAAGAAGTATTGCTGGCTTGGAGG AACCTTATCCGTGAAGTGGACCCTGATATAATAATTGGATATAATATCTGCAACTTTGATTTGCCGTATCTCATCAGG AGAGCTGAAGTCTTAGGGATGGCAGAATTTCCTGTGCTTGGACGCATCAGAAACAGCAGGGTTCGTGTAAAAGATGCAACCTTTTCTTCAAG ACAGCATGGAACAAGGGAAAGTAAAGAAATAACAATCGAAGGGAGAGTCAAATTTGATTTATTTCAG GCTGTGCAGAGGGATTATAAGCTAAGTTCTTACTCACTAAATTCTGTCTCAGCACATTTTCTTAACGAGCAG AAAGAAGATGTCCATCATTCAATTATATCAGATCTTCAAAATGGGAACTCAGAAACTAGGAGGCGGCTTGCTGTATATTGTCTAAAG GATGCTTATCTCCCACAACGGCTTTTGGATAAATTAATGTTCATTTATAACTATGTGGAGATGGCTCGAGTCACTGGTGTACCTATATCTTTTCTTCTATCAAGAGGGCAAAGCATTAAG GTGCTTTCTCAACTTTTAAGGAAGGCGAAGCAAAAGAATCTTGTCATACCAAATGCAAAACAGGCTGGATCGGAACAAGGAACATTTGAGGGCGCAACG GTTTTGGAGGCCCGAACTGGTTTTTATGAGAAGCCAATTGCAACATTGGATTTTGCATCTCTATATCCATCAATTATGATGGCATATAATTTATGTTACTGCACGCTG GTAACTCCTGAAGAGGTTCGCAAACTGAACCTCCCTCCAGAGTGCGTCAACAAGACCCCTTCTGGTGAAACATTTGTCAAGTCAAATTTACAGAAG GGAATACTTCCGGAAATTCTTGAAGAGCTATTAGCTGCTCGTAAAAGAGCAAAAGCAGATTTAAAG GAAGCAACAGATCCTCGAGTCAAAGCTGTCTTAGATGGCCGTCAGCTGGCTTTGAAG ATCAGTGCAAATTCTGTGTATGGGTTTACTGGAGCTACTGTTGGTCAATTACCATGTTTAGAAATATCTTCAAGTGTTACTAGCTATG GTCGACAGATGATTGAGCACACAAAAAAGCTTGTGGAAGACAAGTTTACAGTACTTGGGGGCTATGAACACAATGCTGAG GTTATATATGGAGATACAGATTCCGTGATGGTGCAATTTAGTGTGCCTACTGTGGAAGAGGCTATGAAATTGGGCAGAGAAGCTGCTGATTACATTAGCGGGACATTTATCAAA CCAATAAGACTAGAATTTGAGAAGATTTATTACCCATATCTGTTGATCAGCAAGAAGAGATATGCTGGCCTTTTATGGACAAATCCGGACAAACATGACAAAATGGATGCTAAAG GGATTGAAACTGTTCGGAGGGATAATTGTCTCTTAGTCAAGAACCTTGTAACTGAGTGTCTTTATAAAATACTAGTAGACAGAGATATTCCTGGTGCTGTTCAATATGTCAAGAATACTATCGCAGATCTTCTGCTGAACCGCATGGATCTGTCTCTTTTAGTTATTACTAAG GGTCTGACGAAAACTGGAGATGATTATGAAGTAAAGGCAGCACATGTTGAACTTGCAGAGCGAATGCGCAAG CGAGATGCTGCTACTGCACCTGGTATTGGTGATAGAGTACCTTACGTCATAATTAAAGCTGCCAAAGGTGCCAAG GCATATGAAAAGTCAGAGGACCCTATATACGTGTTAGAGAACAACATACCTATAGATGCTCAATACTATCTTGATAATCAAATTAGTAAG CCACTTTTGAGGATTTTTGAGCCAATACTGAAGAATGCAAGTAAAGAGCTTCTTAAGGGAGATCACACAAGAGCCATCTCAGTTCCGACCCCTTCGAACAGTGGTATTATGAAATTTGCCAAGAAGCAACTCACTTGCATTGGATGCAAAATACCACTCAG TGGCTCTGATCGAACGATCTGCAATCACTGCAAAGGAAGAGAGGCCGAACTTTATTGCAGATCCGTGGCTAATG TGGCTGAACTAGAGAATCTTTTTGGGAGGCTATGGACACAATGCCAAGAATGCCAAGGCTCTCTCCATCAGGATGTTCTATGTACTAG TCGAGACTGCCCAATCTTTTATCGGAGGAAGAAGGCTCAGAAAGACATGGCTGAAGCTAAAACTCAATTAGATCGGTGGAACTTCTGA